The genomic region AGTTCTTAAAATTTGAACACTCATCTTCACTTACAATTACATAATATAAATAATTGTTGTTGTTAAATTGAATTATACGGGGGGCATCACCGAGCGAAGTGGGTATAGTTGTGCTTAAAGTGGTTATTATCTTTAATAAAATTTTTAGTTTTGTTGTAAGTTCAATATTTAAAAGTTATGTTTAAATAACATAAAAAAATGCACAACTACAATACATCCTTTGATGAAACTTTTTAAAAGTTTTGATGTGATTAAGATTTTTTACAAATAACATAAACAATAAAGACTATAATAAGAATTAGAGGATTTGTGAATAATATAAGGATGGATACTGCAAAAGTTAAAAAGTCTAATCTTTCCTTTAATATTTTATTTTGTAGTTCGTTTTCTTTTCTATTTTCTTCTAAAATTGTACTAACTATTTCACAAATTTTCTCTGCTTTTTCTTCATCATTGACTAAATTTTTTATTTTTTCATAAAGTTCTACACTTGGCATTTTCTCACCAAATAACATATAAATAAATAACCAATACAATTAAATGCAGAATATAAATTAGAATACCAAATGTTAAAAACCTAACAATACTTATTTTTCCATCGGACAATCTCAAAGTTATTAAATTTGCAAAGGAAGCAATTAAAGTCCCATTCCCACCAACATTCACACCATAGGCAATTGGTAGCCAGTTGTTATATATGTTTGATAATAGAATAGTTGTTGAAACGTTTGAGATTATTTGGGATAATAATGATGCATATATCATGGTGAATATATTATTTTCACAATTGATTTTGAAGAGTTCCATAATTCCCAATCTCTTCAAACCTTCAATATCAATAAACAATGCACAAAACGTTAAGATGAAAAGATAATCAATTTTTATCCTTTTGACAAGTATGATGAGGAGAATTATTGGTAACAAGTAGACATGATTAAAAATACCTAAGATTGATGCAATAACGAGTATGAACACTATCAAATAACTTATCCACTCTTTTTCAAATTTTTGAGTTTTTATTATCTTTATATTACTTATCCTCCCTAAATCCAAAAACGGAATTAAAACTAAAATACCTAAAATTTCAAATGGTATCATATTCATTATAAACTTCATAGGGTTTAAATTGTAATGGTAATAAATGAATAAATTCTGCGGATTTCCAAAAGGGGTTAGAGAACTCCCAATGTTTGCTGAAATCCCCTCAAGTATGAGGATTTTTCTTAAGT from Methanotorris formicicus Mc-S-70 harbors:
- a CDS encoding SLC13 family permease, yielding MSVKIDEVIFLFFISISVLFLIFLIKPIEIIDIINWKTIFSLFYMLVVVNLLKDCGFLEWISLKILKRTKRIFIVLIILTIILSMFVTNDIALFVVIPITLIVAKYCNIDLRKILILEGISANIGSSLTPFGNPQNLFIYYHYNLNPMKFIMNMIPFEILGILVLIPFLDLGRISNIKIIKTQKFEKEWISYLIVFILVIASILGIFNHVYLLPIILLIILVKRIKIDYLFILTFCALFIDIEGLKRLGIMELFKINCENNIFTMIYASLLSQIISNVSTTILLSNIYNNWLPIAYGVNVGGNGTLIASFANLITLRLSDGKISIVRFLTFGILIYILHLIVLVIYLYVIW